The Pecten maximus chromosome 12, xPecMax1.1, whole genome shotgun sequence genome includes a region encoding these proteins:
- the LOC117339317 gene encoding uncharacterized protein LOC117339317, whose protein sequence is MSLTHLIIVIIVLDGVICLPRRFLFQDDRCAQNPENGQTSIRHPDNAPADDNVDMHCKNGSINWNYPIGTINLHFNDECDFTVCFLDEIGAGVLELSDITSGVPKMFPTLFHGDDPEKEYCLGSVNSNLVIKMHAPFHAYMASFSYQLRY, encoded by the exons ATGTCACTGACACACttaattattgttattatagTTTTAGATGGAGTCATCTGTCTTCCTAGAAGGTTCTTATTCCAAGATGATCGATGTGCCCAGAACCCAGAAAATGGCCA AACCAGTATTCGCCATCCTGACAATGCGCCAGCTGATGATAATGTAGACATGCACTGTAAAAACGGCAGTATCAACTGGAACTACCCGATTGGCACCATCAACCTCCATTTCAATGACGAGTGCGACTTCACTGTCTGTTTTCTAGACGAGATAGGCGCTGGAGTCCTAGAACTTTCGGACATAACATCTGGAGTACCCAAGATGTTTCCAACACTATTTCATGGAG ATGATCCGGAGAAGGAATACTGTTTGGGGTCGGTGAACAGTAATCTAGTCATCAAGATGCACGCTCCGTTCCACGCGTACATGGCTTCCTTTTCTTATCAATTACgatattga